A window from Ignavibacteria bacterium encodes these proteins:
- a CDS encoding competence/damage-inducible protein A encodes MMKATIITIGDELLIGQVINTNQAYIAEQLNNAGIIIGRMITVGDIEYEILSAIESAEENSDVVVITGGLGPTHDDITKKTLCKFFNATLVVNEEALQNVKDIVENRNVRWNEMMFEQSLVPNNALVLQNNCGTAPGLQFERNGKYFFAMPGVPREMKEMIRRFVFPFLQQKNPTQIVIHKTLQTIGIAEAHLAERIGNVIELFNEHPKTTLAFLPSIFVVKLRISVVDTTSEKAKEQIQRVENNIREKIGDSIFGIENERLEDVVKTILLQQRKTIAIAESCTGGRICEKLTNVPGSSECFERGIVAYSNTSKIQLLGVDKQLIETFGAVSKEVAEAMAKGVRETSNTSIGISTTGIAGPTGGSTEKPVGLVWIGYSDSEETFATQYFLGKGRNEVKERASLAALELLRKKLLNISLKK; translated from the coding sequence GTGATGAAAGCAACGATTATTACCATTGGGGATGAATTGCTCATTGGTCAAGTCATCAACACAAATCAAGCATATATTGCTGAGCAGTTAAACAACGCAGGAATCATCATAGGACGAATGATAACAGTTGGCGACATCGAATATGAAATATTATCAGCGATTGAATCTGCAGAAGAAAACTCTGATGTTGTTGTAATAACCGGCGGACTTGGTCCAACGCACGATGATATTACAAAAAAAACTCTCTGCAAATTTTTCAACGCAACATTAGTTGTCAATGAAGAAGCATTACAAAATGTAAAAGATATTGTCGAAAACAGAAACGTGCGATGGAATGAAATGATGTTTGAACAATCGCTTGTTCCGAACAATGCACTAGTTCTGCAAAACAATTGCGGCACTGCTCCGGGGTTGCAGTTTGAACGGAACGGAAAATATTTTTTTGCAATGCCCGGTGTTCCGCGTGAAATGAAAGAAATGATTCGGCGATTCGTTTTTCCGTTCTTGCAGCAGAAGAATCCCACACAGATTGTTATCCATAAAACACTGCAAACAATAGGAATTGCTGAGGCGCACCTTGCAGAACGCATCGGCAACGTTATTGAATTGTTTAACGAACATCCGAAAACAACGCTCGCATTTCTTCCGAGTATTTTCGTAGTGAAGTTGCGTATTTCCGTCGTTGATACAACAAGCGAAAAAGCGAAAGAACAAATTCAGCGCGTAGAAAATAACATTAGAGAAAAAATTGGTGATTCTATTTTTGGCATTGAGAACGAAAGACTGGAAGATGTAGTTAAAACAATACTTCTTCAACAGCGAAAAACTATTGCAATTGCAGAATCGTGTACCGGCGGAAGAATTTGTGAAAAATTAACAAACGTTCCCGGAAGTTCGGAATGTTTTGAACGCGGAATCGTTGCGTATAGCAATACTTCCAAAATTCAGTTACTTGGTGTAGATAAACAACTCATTGAAACCTTCGGCGCAGTGAGCAAAGAAGTAGCGGAAGCAATGGCGAAAGGAGTTCGGGAAACATCCAACACTTCGATTGGAATTTCGACAACAGGAATTGCTGGACCAACGGGAGGGAGTACAGAAAAACCCGTTGGACTTGTATGGATTGGATACTCCGACAGTGAAGAAACATTCGCGACGCAGTATTTTCTCGGTAAAGGGAGGAATGAAGTGAAAGAACGCGCATCACTTGCGGCGTTAGAATTATTACGAAAAAAACTCTTAAACATATCGCTAAAAAAATGA
- a CDS encoding AI-2E family transporter translates to MIEWLFTTKNGKVMLVVLGIAIPMFSLMMFREFFALIAVSFALTMIMIPIVDNFENRGIKRPLAISLTFVVIILIALIVVGSSYKIALEQFVQMEKSFGVDRPAIGDSVYVQLHSRKIFEGVLQKQDTTATIIEYGSGELLSWSVYDVHIIVKIGDSVFIKNKNENIEKGFLQSGFHFTTSGENRIFSSNDEIVSRYNLFNEKLLAFELKLKQKLSFLNESDISSLIDSFLFFLLDKIMRALRNFKTLIGSLVIVPMVTFFFLRDYHKMMKFLIRSVPNTYFEMSLNLHRRLEVLIGQYIRGLIIEFIIVAVLSMGLYHYVLGLNFAFVLGIFVGMFNIIPLVGAALGVLPALLISITQKGNLYDVFPILLINALVLYIDIRYIKKKLYKEIINIHPLFVLILILLAGAVMGVTGVILVVPIYITLAMTARETSWGLTNYQITSI, encoded by the coding sequence ATGATTGAATGGCTGTTCACCACTAAGAACGGTAAAGTAATGTTAGTGGTTCTTGGGATTGCAATTCCGATGTTTTCCCTGATGATGTTCCGCGAATTTTTCGCGCTCATCGCGGTTTCGTTTGCATTAACTATGATTATGATTCCCATTGTTGATAATTTCGAAAACAGGGGAATTAAACGTCCGCTTGCAATTTCATTAACATTCGTTGTGATTATCCTCATCGCATTGATTGTTGTGGGCAGTTCATACAAAATTGCCTTAGAACAATTTGTTCAAATGGAAAAATCGTTTGGTGTTGACCGTCCTGCAATTGGTGATAGTGTGTATGTTCAACTTCATTCGAGAAAAATTTTTGAAGGGGTGTTACAAAAACAGGATACAACGGCAACTATTATCGAATACGGAAGCGGAGAACTCCTCAGTTGGTCGGTCTATGATGTGCATATCATTGTGAAAATCGGTGATAGTGTTTTCATAAAAAATAAAAATGAAAATATAGAAAAGGGATTTCTTCAAAGCGGCTTTCATTTTACCACGAGTGGTGAGAATAGAATATTTTCTTCGAACGACGAAATTGTCTCACGGTATAATCTCTTCAATGAAAAATTACTCGCATTTGAATTGAAACTCAAACAAAAATTATCATTCCTCAATGAATCCGATATTTCGTCTCTCATTGATTCTTTCCTCTTTTTTCTTCTCGATAAAATTATGAGAGCGCTCCGTAATTTCAAAACGCTCATCGGTTCGTTGGTAATTGTTCCGATGGTAACATTTTTTTTCCTGCGCGATTACCACAAGATGATGAAATTTCTGATTCGTTCTGTTCCCAATACATATTTTGAAATGTCGCTCAATCTTCACCGACGACTGGAAGTTTTGATTGGTCAATACATTCGCGGACTCATCATCGAATTTATCATTGTTGCTGTACTTTCTATGGGATTATACCATTATGTACTCGGATTAAATTTTGCGTTCGTCCTCGGAATATTTGTGGGAATGTTTAATATTATTCCGCTCGTTGGCGCCGCATTGGGAGTGTTGCCTGCGCTCTTAATTTCAATTACACAAAAAGGAAATTTGTATGATGTTTTTCCTATCCTGCTCATCAATGCATTGGTTCTCTACATTGATATTCGCTATATCAAAAAGAAATTATACAAAGAAATCATTAACATTCATCCGTTGTTCGTTTTAATATTGATACTTCTTGCAGGAGCAGTAATGGGCGTTACGGGAGTTATCCTGGTTGTTCCAATATATATTACTCTTGCAATGACT
- a CDS encoding phosphatidylglycerophosphatase A — MREIKTNIVHTVSTFVATVCYCGYIPFASGTLGSFVGILFFWFVPVFEKEPFQLASILVLFFVGVYTSAIVSKANNDSDPSIVVIDEVVGMWISCAFLPKELWIVIASFFLFRLFDILKPFPARSLEHLRNGWGIMLDDVAAGMYSNIVLRIIIFFV; from the coding sequence ATGCGAGAAATAAAAACTAATATCGTTCATACCGTTTCAACGTTTGTTGCAACCGTTTGTTACTGCGGATATATTCCATTCGCTTCAGGAACACTTGGCTCGTTCGTTGGAATACTTTTTTTTTGGTTTGTTCCTGTTTTTGAAAAAGAACCATTTCAACTTGCTTCGATACTTGTTCTTTTTTTTGTAGGAGTATATACATCAGCAATCGTTTCAAAAGCGAACAACGACAGCGACCCATCTATTGTAGTAATTGATGAAGTCGTAGGAATGTGGATTTCGTGCGCATTTCTTCCGAAAGAACTATGGATAGTTATTGCATCATTTTTTTTGTTCCGACTGTTTGATATTCTTAAGCCATTTCCTGCTCGCTCACTCGAACATTTGCGCAATGGTTGGGGAATAATGCTCGATGATGTTGCGGCAGGGATGTACTCGAATATTGTATTGCGGATTATTATTTTCTTTGTGTGA
- the thpR gene encoding RNA 2',3'-cyclic phosphodiesterase, with the protein MIRTFIAFNIPETVKEKIVSLQTMLRNANADVRWETKEKMHVTISFLGDVEEQLLALLESTLSNVLTKYSSFNVTYSELGCFPNWKEPRVLWIGCEENSGILRTMKHELDASLLPFGIKIEMRKFFPHITLGRIKSLRNSFDLLQSMESLTFSPQISTVNEILFIKSVLTRGGSEYSLLYSFPLLKK; encoded by the coding sequence ATGATACGGACGTTTATCGCATTCAATATACCGGAAACAGTAAAAGAAAAAATTGTGTCGTTGCAAACAATGTTGAGAAATGCGAACGCTGATGTTCGTTGGGAGACGAAAGAAAAAATGCACGTTACGATTTCATTTCTCGGCGATGTTGAAGAACAATTGCTCGCGTTGTTAGAAAGTACTTTATCGAATGTGCTGACAAAATATTCTTCATTTAACGTTACGTATTCCGAACTCGGATGTTTTCCGAACTGGAAGGAGCCTCGAGTTTTATGGATTGGTTGTGAAGAGAACAGCGGCATATTACGAACAATGAAACACGAACTCGATGCTTCGTTACTTCCTTTTGGAATAAAGATAGAAATGAGAAAATTTTTTCCGCATATCACGTTGGGAAGAATAAAATCTCTGCGAAATAGTTTCGATTTGCTTCAATCAATGGAAAGTCTTACTTTTAGCCCGCAAATTTCAACTGTGAATGAAATACTTTTTATCAAAAGCGTACTCACACGCGGCGGTTCGGAGTATTCGCTCTTATATTCATTTCCCCTTTTAAAAAAATAG
- the recA gene encoding recombinase RecA has translation MPAEQQRDSRSQALQIAIEQIEKQHGKGSIMRIGSGPIAKLESISTGSISLDSALGIGGLPRGRVVEVFGPEASGKTTICLHVIAEAQKQSGIVAFVDTEHALDIMYARRLGVDINSLLLSQPEYGEQALEIVETLVRSGALDVVVVDSVAALTPRAEIEGEMGDPTMGVQARLMSQALRKLTAAISKSKTLVIFTNQLRQKIGVVFGNPETTTGGNALKFYASVRLDVRRIEAIKDGTNVIGNRVKVKVVKNKVAPPFREAEFEILYNEGISKLGDMIDTAVNLEVIQKSGSWFSYKENRIGQGRDAVKKYLLENEKLANEINVEVRKKLGVGEPQQNEVEKSSPGKSEVAGITKKSAGK, from the coding sequence ATGCCTGCAGAACAACAAAGAGATTCACGCTCACAAGCATTGCAAATAGCAATTGAGCAAATAGAAAAACAACACGGTAAAGGTTCGATTATGCGCATTGGTTCGGGACCAATTGCGAAACTTGAATCTATTTCCACCGGTTCAATTTCGCTCGATTCTGCATTAGGAATCGGAGGATTACCGCGAGGAAGAGTTGTCGAAGTGTTCGGTCCGGAAGCATCGGGAAAAACAACAATTTGTTTGCACGTGATTGCCGAAGCGCAAAAACAAAGCGGAATTGTTGCGTTCGTTGACACGGAACACGCACTCGACATTATGTATGCACGACGTTTGGGAGTGGATATCAATAGTTTATTGTTGTCGCAACCGGAATACGGAGAGCAAGCGTTAGAAATTGTTGAAACACTTGTGCGCAGTGGTGCGCTTGATGTTGTAGTAGTAGATTCTGTTGCTGCATTAACGCCGCGCGCAGAAATTGAAGGAGAGATGGGAGATCCAACAATGGGAGTGCAAGCGCGATTGATGTCTCAAGCGCTACGAAAATTAACAGCCGCAATTTCAAAATCGAAGACGCTGGTAATTTTTACTAATCAGTTGCGTCAAAAAATTGGCGTAGTGTTCGGAAATCCTGAAACGACAACGGGAGGAAATGCACTGAAGTTTTACGCTTCCGTTCGTCTCGACGTTAGAAGAATTGAAGCGATTAAAGACGGAACGAATGTTATTGGTAATCGGGTCAAAGTAAAAGTAGTAAAGAATAAAGTTGCTCCTCCGTTTAGAGAAGCGGAATTTGAAATATTGTACAACGAAGGAATTTCTAAACTTGGCGATATGATTGACACGGCGGTCAATTTGGAAGTAATTCAGAAATCCGGTTCGTGGTTCAGTTACAAAGAAAATAGAATCGGTCAAGGTAGGGATGCGGTAAAAAAATATTTGCTAGAAAATGAAAAACTTGCGAATGAAATAAACGTCGAAGTACGAAAAAAACTTGGCGTCGGTGAACCTCAGCAAAACGAAGTCGAAAAATCTTCTCCTGGAAAATCGGAAGTTGCAGGAATCACAAAAAAGAGTGCCGGAAAATAA
- a CDS encoding CDP-alcohol phosphatidyltransferase family protein, with the protein MTGTNRRSVTLSDQLTYLRIVLSPVFYAMVLSESAVLKQYSLLVFFVAALTDWYDGFVARRYGYSSRWGKFIDPLADKILIAVALFAFVSLHLIDAWFMWLIIARDLIITLLRSYAEYKGKPVITSLSAKTKTFGLYIAVYYTLLLYVGKNIPSIHHTFRNEIENLLHPQVLFGMMLVVTFATTWTGIVYIYENWKILRELFYARNKN; encoded by the coding sequence CTGACTGGAACAAACCGACGAAGCGTGACTCTTTCTGACCAACTTACATACTTACGAATTGTACTTTCTCCGGTTTTCTACGCAATGGTTCTAAGTGAATCGGCGGTGTTGAAACAATATTCTTTACTTGTGTTTTTCGTTGCGGCGCTCACAGATTGGTACGACGGATTTGTTGCACGAAGATACGGTTATAGTTCGCGGTGGGGAAAATTTATTGACCCGCTTGCAGATAAAATTCTCATTGCGGTTGCTTTGTTCGCTTTTGTTTCGCTTCATTTAATAGACGCATGGTTTATGTGGCTCATTATTGCTCGCGATTTAATCATTACGTTGCTACGAAGTTATGCGGAATACAAAGGAAAACCCGTTATCACTTCTCTTTCAGCAAAAACAAAAACATTTGGATTGTATATCGCTGTTTATTATACATTGTTGTTATATGTTGGTAAAAATATACCTTCTATACATCACACGTTTCGTAATGAAATTGAAAATTTACTTCACCCTCAAGTGCTGTTCGGTATGATGCTCGTCGTAACGTTTGCAACAACGTGGACAGGAATTGTATACATTTACGAAAACTGGAAAATCCTTCGCGAACTTTTTTATGCGAGAAATAAAAACTAA
- a CDS encoding response regulator, whose translation MEKKEKKTILLIDDESTWLKTMQSILQERQLNIVTAETGEEAIAQLSKKRKPDLILCDVRMPIMNGYDVFLKAKEIPKVNRVPFVFMSNFDDFDARNVAKRLGADDYVTKPMSIDEVHSVVDELLVRFSTKRLR comes from the coding sequence ATGGAAAAAAAAGAAAAGAAAACCATTCTCCTCATTGATGATGAATCAACGTGGCTCAAAACAATGCAAAGCATTCTTCAGGAACGGCAATTGAACATAGTTACGGCTGAAACGGGAGAAGAAGCGATAGCACAACTATCCAAAAAACGAAAACCCGATTTAATTTTGTGCGATGTGCGAATGCCGATTATGAACGGTTACGATGTATTCTTGAAAGCAAAAGAAATTCCAAAAGTCAATCGCGTGCCGTTTGTCTTTATGTCGAACTTTGACGATTTTGATGCGCGCAATGTTGCCAAACGATTAGGTGCGGATGATTACGTCACAAAACCAATGAGCATTGATGAAGTGCATTCTGTCGTAGATGAATTGTTGGTGCGATTTTCCACAAAGCGATTACGGTGA